DNA sequence from the Malus domestica chromosome 06, GDT2T_hap1 genome:
aaaataatataaaatgttgacgtggctaaACCGTAACTGTTTAAATAGGAAGGGAATAAAGAtgagagagattaggaggggagagaattctTCCCCCTTCCATATAGGTAACCCTTAAAGTATCTTGTTATAAAGCATTTTATCTTCACATAATCGCaaataaaggaaaataaaagGCTTACAATTGTCTAAGATAAGTAGTTAGCGGTGGATTGTCTTTGTATTCAATTCGCTACATCCGAGTTTAAACAATTtcatctctcttttttttttcttttttttttttgtagatgagaataatgataataataaaaagatgAGTGTGATAAGATATAATATTTATGCATTCAATTGAATTATTGATTTGAACTCTGCAATGTAATTTGAATGGGTGTTGGAAAAACATATGCACAATAATGTCAAAGAACATGATCTCACAGAGAAAACCTGATAGATTATACTACTATTttataaaatgagtagttttaCTACGAATAACACTAAAGTTTTTGATGATAAAACTCAACGTCTCTCAGACTATGCAGATGATTAAAATGAGACAATATcgttaataatatattattgacCCAAATCAGTGAGTCACTTGAACATATCCACCAAGGCAATCCACTTTGGATAACTCTCATgcacaaaatttgttttctgGATTATCCGACCGTTTTCTTTTCAAGACTGGTTTTCAAATTACAAAGCATAAAAAGTGAGTGAATTCTAGTATACTCCGAAGTTGACTGTACACTGGATAAAATGAACGGTTAGATAATGGTGGAAAGTATCCAACGGTGTGGAATAAGCAACCAGTTTAACTTGGTAACCACCAGAGCCTTTGTCCGACAAAACTAGTTTggataattaataaaaataatactcGCATTCTTCTTATATTTTACTATTTGCAAATAATGAATTTTTgttatataaattttataatccgaattatttagtttcttaagtttcatttgaagatcattcatataaaaaaaaattcattcaaatcAAAGATTAATGTTTAATCATTTAAATGTACCAAATAACTATACAATTTATTATGAATGTGTTGCTGATCCCTTGTACTGTCAAATTGTTCTATACATATAAATGcattatatttgatctgaatgttttatatatatatatatataggaaggaACGACTTAAAATGGCGCTTAGAAAGTTTATATTACGAAGATACATTATTAACAAATCGTGGAATATATACATTTGCTCGTGCAAGAATTATtaatgaaataatagtttaatagtTACGGCATTTACAGATTATGCCAATGTTAcaataaatctaaagaaaaactaataaaaaaggtttgaaaactttgagttttaacgataagtagaaaataaagggtaaaataaatagtatcataattgactttttagtttaaaaatgtgattttctttttttaaataaagagtactaagagcttttcgttaaagttttttAAATCTAATCTATTTGTCCGGGGATGGGTCCTACAAGATAAACGCATTTAAGTATATGATGTCCCTGTAACTGTACGCACCTGATTCTCACCCCCACCACCCAACACATTACTACAAGTTTCCAGCTGGGGTCCACCCAACCAAAACCCGATGTGCAGCAACGGTCGACTCTCGACTACGAACATCCAGCTGTATCACACCGGGCGCACGTTTACGTCCTTTTCTCTAATTTACGCCTCTCTTCCGTACAACACACACTCGAGTAATtcacaaaagtaaaaaaactttaaaaatttacGTTATTCCTCTATTCGAAATTTTTCTATAAATTAATTAAGCGACTCAAGGGCTTATGTAATATTTTTacaccaaaataattaaaaaacaaattaaaaaaaaagaaaaagaaagcctCTGTTCTGCAAGACGCACGTGCGAACAGATGCTGACGGTGACGCGCGTGCGAGTTCATCCGAGGTAACCACGACGAAGAGCTAGCTAGTAGAGCACAGTAGTGGCGTGGGGATTACAGCAGAGAAGAGTACCAGGGAATGCGGATTAAAAATCGGCGATTTTTCGGTGAGAGCGAGATCTGGGGACGAGGTTTTCGGTTTGAGTGTCCTGCAAATTCCTCAGGCTGCGGATCGCCAAAACATCGCTCTTCCGGATGTCAATAAATCGCCCGATGCCGTCGATTTCGCTGTCGGCAGAaactacaaaacaaaaaacaaaaaaaaagcaaaaaaaaacaaaagtaagaACTGAAAAACCGACGGTCAGGATTTAGAGATTGAGAATAATTTCATCCGCATTGCGTACCAACGCGCTTCGCCGATCCAGGCAGTTTAGTGAAGCCATTGAACTGAGCCAAATCTGAAACGGAACAAAAGGGAAGGTCAGGATTGGATTCAAATGAGGAAGAGATGAGCGAAGAGCCGTTGATTAAATAAAAGTGTACCTGATTGGGAGGGGACGTgggagaagaggaagaggatgaggaagcAGAGGAGGGTGAGGACGGGGATGACGTGGATGGATTTGTGCGGTGCAATGGACGGCGGTGATGACAGACGGTGAGGCTTCGATGCTTTATGGTCCTCGTCGTCTTCATAGGCTGCAGAgattgaagaggaggaggaggcggtGGTGGAAAAGGCTAAAAGATCCTTAATGCGGTTGGGGGAGTCATCGACGGTGAGAGTCTGGTCCTTGGGTCCGCCGTGGGCCTGGTGGAGCTTCGACGGCGAGCCGCCCAGTGACTGTCTTTGCATGGTCACAGACTCACAGACAGGGAGAaacacagagagagaagagaaagcgAAAGATAAAGAAATTATTAGTGAGCTGTTGTGTCTCCAGTACTCTAATGTGGCATTTTTAAATAagaactttctttttctttttgtttcgaTTCGTCactttttaaaaaacaaaataaaaagagaattaTGGATAAAATTTTGTTCTATATAAGTATGtatctcaaattcgtttttggcaaaaattaaatataaaatttctcatttataagtaaagaagaatatcactacaTCGTAATACTAACTGATAGCTTCACATTTTAAAATACTTATTATATGTATGAGGTAAGTAAATTTTTCCTAAGAATAAGAGACATATAATTCTCAccctaattttataattttgtttaatttttgtactcttttgaatttttttgctaACAATTTAGAAATAGTTTTTGTataatttatcttttttttttaacaaactttttaagtggaaaaaaaaaaatcaaatttcaaaaaagaaGTTGTTGAGATATTTTTTAGTTGGATACCATTATATATCATAATTATTTCTGACATATGAGAACTATATGTTTAGATGTCCTACATGCTTTTTGATGTTTGTTGGAACTGATTTGGATGaactaataatattattttgaacttttgattcaagtttAAGTTGGTGGGTCATTTTCATTATCTTTAAAATTGATCAAATTAGATTTGAACCGTTGAATTTAAAAAGTAaccgttgattttttttttctttcaaaaaagacTATTAGATAGCTACTGTCAATAAATCTGGACCGCACAACATAGTACTAGGAAAAATGAATGTAGTTGGGCGCGCCTCCCTCGATCATAAGCTAGAAGGTGTGATAGCCGATGGATCATGGATGGTAACAACGTCTGCATCTCAACCGTAGAAACTTGGCTTATTGTCAGCTCAGCCGCAACGAATATCTTTCTCCACTCGTCTGACGTAAAGGCCCGCCACTCCCCCCAATTCACATGTTGTTGCTGCAGCTTGGCTCATTTGCATTCTCCCCCCAAACTCAAATTCATATCTTTCCCACCATCAAACTACAGCGCTTGCAAATGATTTGGACCCAAAATTTTGGGGCCCCCCCGGGCAGTTTAGAGACAGCCTTAAGAGCAACTCCATCGTGTGGAGTAGCCCCAGCGACAGGCCCCAAAACAAAGGATAGTAGCCTGGCCTACTTGCTCCAGCTTGTGCTAGCCCGAGAGAGAGGCCTGACATGAATTGCCAGCCTGAGAGCCCGAAGGCTTTCTGACGCACAGCTGACGTCCGCCAAACGTCAGCtccttttatttatatattttttttttgtcaggcGCGTGTGCCTCAAATGCGCATAGGATCGCGTTGGCAGACAAGGTTGCGGGAACTGGGGCCCGTGGCGCAGTGAAAAAGtgttaccgttgggaagccacttGGCTTCCCCTAGTTCGTTGGATTTCAATTGTAACAAATTTCGGgccattggatttccaacggtaaaaaaaattcaaaaaccttATTTAATTTTAGCCATTGGATATGAGATCAACGATCCACATTATTCGAcgttataaattaaaaaaaaaaaagaaaaaacattttaaaattatgatatgttaccgttgtgccacatggcacaatctggagtgctaaaattcaaaaaaaatttaaatccaacggtagagattaattaggtgaataaaaattaaaaaaaaatgtaaaaaaattaataaaaatccggaaattttgtttttgaaaaaaaaaaagattttacttttctataaataccttctcattatcttctaccctACACcgtaatttcatattttctcaactactttcaaccacattcctatctttctctcaaagtttcaatccaattttttccaacaaaatgactactgatgcaggtacgaattggacgcttcTTGAAAATGTTGCGTTGTGTagtagctgggttgaagttactcataattcgCTTACGGGTAAAGAGATgtagttgcgagaaatgtggagtcttattcataccaattatcttgagtaAATGGGTGGGAAAAGATGTCTAGTTGTTGGAAAATACTTAGCCAATTGTTTAGTATgtggagagacgccttggcacaagctagtggtAATATttgaagtggggaaaatttagcggattaggtaacaatatattatttatttgttacctactttgattatatttatttgttacctactttcattataattatttgtttgtattatttatttgttacctacattcatttaattatttgtttgtattatttatttgttagctactttcattataattatttcttctcctgcattgtgtaggaacttcaagcacaagtttggtataatgccaaaagcaaaagcaaaaacaaatcattcaccctgtgagaatgttggaatattgtcaaagattgtcctaaattcagagttgtgcatgtcggtccagaagttttcatgaacagcacccctctacactctacacccgatcatgCCTCGCATGTTGATGAAGATGACGTAGAAGAAGCGCCCGAAACCCCCTTGAACAAGCTTTggggtcgacccgttatccaattaggcttcaaggtaagaaggcttcaaagaaaaaagggagtgcttccaagaatgattatgcaaagtatatggaagaaCCTGCTCGCCAAGGTGAAATGACTTTGGCGCGGGAAATGGcgaaatttgaggctgataaggctagaaATGAGGCAAAAACTGCAACTGTTGAGAGAACATTTCAAGCTAATGCGAGGGAAATAGAgttacttaggcaagaaagggaacaagttagagaagaaagaatgactcaacgagatcgtgaaattatgaacacgcctttagaagggaagtcttcaaattctaaatatttttggaagtcagAGAAAGCGGAAGTGGTG
Encoded proteins:
- the LOC103436847 gene encoding uncharacterized protein; this translates as MQRQSLGGSPSKLHQAHGGPKDQTLTVDDSPNRIKDLLAFSTTASSSSSISAAYEDDEDHKASKPHRLSSPPSIAPHKSIHVIPVLTLLCFLILFLFSHVPSQSDLAQFNGFTKLPGSAKRVVSADSEIDGIGRFIDIRKSDVLAIRSLRNLQDTQTENLVPRSRSHRKIADF